The region CGTCGGACAGACGGCGTTGCTGCGTTTTGCGGCAAAAGGCAAAGTTAAGGCCAGCCGTCTGCTGCTGGTCGGCGTTGGCGATAAAAAAGATTACAAAGGCTCGTCGGTCGCTGCGGCTTCGGGAACAGCTACCCGCTATTTACGCAAGCGAAACGTCAAGAACTTCGCGTTTCTTCCACGTTTCAGTGGAGCCGTCGAAGCCGCTCAAAATGCCGTACAAGGCTTTATAACGAGCCAGTTCGAGCTTGATAAGTACAAGACCAAGGACAAGCAGGACAAAGTCGTCACGGGCCTTACCATCTGTGTCGATGACGCAAAGCCTGCCGATCTCAAAACCGGCATCGCTCGTGGACAGGCTATCGGCGACTCGATGAACTTCACTCGCGACCTCGCCAACGAGCCGCCAAATATTCTTCACCCGACCGAAATGGCCGCACGAGCTGCCGCGATGGCAAAGCAGGTCGGCCTTAAATGCGAAGTGCTCGACGAAGCCAAAATGACCAAACTCGGCATGGGCTCGCTGATGAGCGTTTCGATCGGCTCGGCTCAGCCCGCGAAAATGATCGTACTCAAATACACGCCTGCTAAGAGCACAGCCAAAAAAGGTGAGCTTCTCGCACTTGTCGGCAAAGGCATCACCTTCGACACCGGCGGCATTTCGCTCAAGCCCGGCGAAGGCATGGACGCGATGAAATACGACATGTCCGGCGGAGCGACAGTCATCGGAACGATGCGTGCAATTGCCTTGCTCAAACCGAGCGTTCCGGTAATCGGCATCGTGGCCGCAGTTGAGAACATGCCCGACGGAGCGGCTTCGCGGCCAAGCGATGTCGTCCACGCTATGAACGGCAAGAGCATCGAGATCCTGAACACCGACGCCGAAGGCCGCCTCATCCTCGCCGACGCAGTCGCTTACGCCGAGAAACAGGGTGCTACGAGCATCATCGATATGGCAACCTTGACCGGTGCGGTCATCGTCGCTCTCGGTGACCTGAACACAGGCATCATGGGCAACGATCAGAAATTTGTTGACGAGATCATCGACTGCGGCAAAGACGCAGGCGAAGGCTTCTGGCAATTGCCGCTAAGTGCTGAATACAGCAAAATGATCCGCTCCGACATCGCCGACATCAAGAACATCGGCCCGCGCGGCAAAGCCGGCACGATCATGGGCGCGGTCTTTATCCAGGAATTCGTCGACAAAGCCAAATGGGCGCACCTTGATATAGCAGGCACGGCGTGGTGCGATTCCGCCAAAGGCCACCACTCAAAAGGCCCAACCGGCGTCGCGATCCGCACGCTTATTAAGCTAGTCGAAAAATCACAATAGATTTCTACGGGCAGAAACGCGAGTGTAAACGAGCGTGCATATATGTTACGGCACGCTCGTTAACACTCACGTTTCTGCCCGAATCATTAAACTCATGAAAATCCACGAATACCAAGGCAAAGCCATCCTCAAAGAATTCGGCGTTCCCGTACCGCGCGGCATCGTCGCACGCACGTCTGACGAAGCCGAAGCAGCCGCACGCGAACTCGGAACAGATGTGGTCGTCGTTAAAGCCCAGATCCACGCCGGCGGACGCGGCAAAGGCGGCGGCGTAAAACTCGCCAAATCGCCCGAAGAAGCAAAGCAGATCGCATCCGAAATTCTCGGCATGATGCTCATCACACACCAAACAGGCCCGGAAGGCCGCGAGGTCAAGACACTTCTCATTGAAGAAGGCCTGCCCATCGACAAAGAGTTCTATCTCGGCATCACCCTCGACCGCGTAACCGGCCGCAATGTCTTTATGGCGTCGTCAGCAGGCGGTATGGACATCGAAAAGGTCGCTGAGGAAACGCCTGAACTTATCCTCAAAGAAACTATCGATCCGGCAGTCGGCCTTCGGGGCTTTCAGGCACGCAAACTCGCGTTCGGCCTCGGCATTCCAAACGATCTCATCAATCAAGCCGCGTCGTTCATGCTAAAACTCTACGACGCCTATGAGAAAACCGATGCGTCACTCATCGAGATCAATCCGTTCCTGCTCACCAAAGACAATCGCCTGATCGCTCTCGATGCAAAGCTAAGTTTCGACGACAACGCAATGTATCGGCACAAAGATTACGCCGAACTCCGCGACTTGGGCGAAGAAGAACCTCTCGAGATCGAGGCGTCCAAATACGACCTCAACTACATCAAGCTAGACGGCAACATTGGCTGCATGGTAAACGGCGCAGGCCTCGCGATGGCGACGATGGACATCATAAAACTCTCCGGCGGCGAACCCGCAAACTTCCTCGACGTCGGCGGAGGTGCAAGCCAGGAGCGTGTCGAACAAGCATTCAAAATTCTCCTCGCCGACACAAATGTAAAAGCCGTACTAATAAACATCTTCGGCGGCATCGTCCGCTGCGACATGGTAGCCAACGGCGTCGTCGCAGCCGCAAAAAATCTCGGAGTCTCGATCCCCATAGTCGCAAGATTAGAGGGCACCAACGTCGAAGAAGGCCGCCGCGTCCTAGCCGAATCAAACATCGGCATAATCCCCGCCACCACAATGAACGACGCCGCAGAAAAGGTCGTAGCGGCTGCAGCATAAGTTTTGGTTATAGGTTTTTACGCTTGTGGCATCGGGAGGTTGTGTAGATTTTGTTGCAGTTTTTTTTGATTTTAGATTTTGAGTTGACCTCAAATCTGAAATTTCAAATTTGAGATTTCAAATTTCAAATCTAAGATCTCAAATTATCCAAAGCCATGAAATACTCAACCTTCGAAGAGTTGCCTGTCTGGAACACCGCTATTGAATTTGCTCTAAACGTATTTGCATTCACAAACAAATCAGATTTTCGAGGTCTCGGAGATACTAAAAATCAATTAGAGCGCTCCGCACTTTCGATCTCCAACAACATCGCCGAAGGCTTCGAACGAGGCACCACCGCTGAACTGATAAATTTCCTGTACATAGCCCGAGGCTCCGCCGGCGAAAGCCGCTCGATGCTTCGTCTATGCGAGCGTATTGAACGATTCTCAAATTTCAAATCTGAAATTTCAAATTTGACCGGAAACGCGGTCAACATTTCAAAGCAGCTTCACGGCTGGCTCGAATCCCTAAAAAACACGGATATCAAAGGCGTAAAATTCTTTACAAACAAAGAAAAGAAACGCATTGAAATGGACAAGGAATTCGCGGAGTTCGATCAAACAATGGAACGACACCGACAAGAACTGCTAGAAAAACTAATCCAGCGCGAGCAACAATCTAACGGCTAGAGCATTCCGAATTTTCAATTTCAAATTTCAAATCTGAAATTTCCCAACCTCAAGTATCTTTCTTCTCAAATCTGAAATTTCAGATCTTAAATTCTTCTTTACGCCGTTCCGCCCCAAAGTTCATTCCAGCCTACGAAGTATTAAACAAACATGTAGGCCCGTCAACATGTCGGCCGCCTGTGCCGAAGACGCCAAATTCCCATCGCGATAAATTCCCGGACGTGCCGTACATATACCAGACCATCGGCTTGCCGTTCTCGTCTTCTTTCTCGACAAATATCTCGCGGTCGTCTCTGTCGAAAGTGCGCTTGAGACCCGACAAGTCCGCCCGGCGTTCGTGATGGCCGGGTTTTGTCGGAACTTCGGGCGATTCCTCATTCGCATCGCCTACCGGCATATCATTCGGAGCTGGATATTCCCCGTTGCCGTTGCCATCGTCATATTCCCATCCTCTTCTCCTTCATCATCCTCTTCTCCTTCATCATCCTCTTCTTCGTCTTCGTACTCGTTTAAGTAATCGTCGTCAAATTCGAAATCATCGTCGCTATCATCAGTCGGGTCTAATTCGGGACGCCATTTTTTGAACAGTTCACATGCCTTCCATTTCGAAATTCCGAGTTTCTCGGCGATCGCACGGAATTTTTCGCCGGCATAGTGCCGCCGTTTTACGTCGCAGATAAGCTGCCTGACCTCTTCGTCGATCTTGGTAGCGAACCTATCGTCGAATGCGAGCTTTAGCAGCCCGTCTTCCGATTGTTTGATCGAGTAATACGGTGCATTATCTACGGTCCAGCTAATTGCGGAGCTTCTCGAACGCGTTTGTATCATATAAAAACTTGTCCGATGCCTCGGATTTCGTCCGAGTGCGAACACGCTGTCCGCAACTTCGCACAGAACTCGCGAGCGCCGCATATCGGCTTCGCTTACAAACCTTTTCCAGCCGGGCTCGCGCGCTCCTGCAAGAACAAGAACCGAAATTCCCAATTCATCCTTGAGCTGCTTAAGCTCACGCATCAGTTTAAGTATCTGCCGCGTACCGTCACAGCTTTGGCTGACCGCGTTAATATCGTCGATGATTATCACTTGTAACCGTTATCGTTTATCCGTTCACGCAGCCACGCGCAAAGTTTGTCGTTCGATGCTGGCCGTTCGCGATACAGGTTACGTGAAAACTCATAATGCTTCGCCGCATGCGTGTAACGCATTTGAAGTTGCGCATTTGAAAGAGCCAGGTCGACGTACAGTACCTTCTGGCGTTTTGCCTCCATGTTGAAGGCCTCGACGCCTCGACCTCGTGCCGCCGCATCAGCGATCTGAAGAGCAAGAATGCTCTTGCCCGTGCCCGTTGCTCCGAAAAGCAATGCCATCTCACCCTCGCACCAGAACTCTCCAAACAGCATTCCCGGCGGTACAAAATCTTTAGAATTTGCGAAACAATCATTTATCCGACTCGCCTGCCGTATGTTTTGTCCTTCGTCTTTTGAAAAGGAATCATGCATAAGTAGTTTTCCTAAAATTAGAATGAACCGCTTGACATTTGCGGCTATGTATTGCATACTTGCAACGCTGTGTTATGATACGTCATCTTATCTATGCAAGTTCTGAATGTCAAGAGTTTTTTTGCAAAATTTACCGGACAAGGTCATTTTGCAGTTGTAAGTGATTTATTTTCAGCAGGTTAACTTGTCCGGTCGCCCTTCCGGACAAATCCGGACAACCGGACAAAAAAAAGCGGGCAAAGCCCGCTTTAGATCTGGATATTTGAAAATTTAGTTGGAAGTTGCTTTGCTTACCAGCCCATTCTATCTCTGAGCGATGTAATATGTGCGGTGTGATGTTCGGAGTGCCAGGCGTACAAAGCCAATGCTCCGTCGAGTGTCCAAACTCCTGTTTCGGGGTGAATGAACTCTTTTTGATAGTCGCTGTACGACATTGAATGCAGCAATGCGGTCCAGCGTTCATGAATGGCGTCGATCATCTTCAGAGAGACTTCTACAGGCAGTTTTGCATCAGCGAGCATCGCCCAACGGTCTTCATAGTATGGCCTGATCGTTGGCGGCTCGTCTTCTGTCAACGCGAGCTTAAATCTGATAAGTGAATTGGCGTGACTGTCAGCAACGTGGTGAACGACTTGCCTGATCGTCCATCCGCCGTCTCGATATGGCGTATCAAGCTGCGAGTCATCAAGTCCCTCGACAGCATCACGCAAACGGCTTGGCAGATCGGCAATTGTCGCAATGCGTGCATCGCGCAGCTCCGGCGAAACGCCAAAGTCCATATCAAATTCGCCTATCGGAAAACGCGGGTCTGGTGACATAACTTCAATTCCTGTGGTGATGACCAACGGATGATCGGGATATTCAACGAAGATCCCGTTTTGCGTCGGTGTTATCGGATAATTGAGATATTCTGACATAAACTTCAAGTCGAGTTATAAAAACTCCGCGTATAAAGGCCGCTGTGAAGTTATGTTAAATACCTATTGACTGCTTTTTTCTAGTTTTTTCGTCAGCTTCACGATGTTCGTCAAACTTCAGTTTGGCGATCCGGATCAACAAACTGAAGTTTGTTGATCCGAACCGTTAGCCGCCAAAATAGTTTTCAAATCTCGTAAATTCTCTCAAAAACGCGAGTTTAACTGTACCGGTCGGCCCGTTTCTTTGCTTGGAAATTATCAGTTCGGCGAGGCCTTTGTTTTCTTCGGTTTCCTTGTAATAGTCTTCGCGATAGATGAATGCGACGACATCGGCGTCCTGCTCGATACTGCCAGATTCGCGAAGGTCGGACATCAAGGGCTTCGGCGGATTACGAGCCTCAGGAGCACGCGAAAGCTGCGACAATGCCAGCACAGGCACATCAAGTTCTTTTGCGAGTGCCTTTAATTCGCGTGAGATCTGCGACACTTCCTGCTGACGGTTCTCGCTTCGCCGTGCGCCGGCGCTGCCCATCAATTGCAGGTAGTCGATGACGATCAGATCAAGCTGTTTTTGTTCCGCAGCAAGACGACGAGCTTTTGCACGGATCTCGAGTGCCGAAATGCCGGGCGTGTCGTCGATAAATATTCTCGTGTCCGCGAGCGTGCCTATCGCATTTGCAAGCCGCTCCCATTCGTTGGTCATCAAATGGCCCGTACGGAAACGATGAGCGTTAATGTGAGCTTCGCTCGAGAGCATACGAGTTACAAGCTGCTCTTTCGACATTTCAAGCGAGAACAAAGCAACGACCGCTTTGGAATGAAGTGCAGCGTTTTGAGCGACGGTTAGACAAAGTGCAGTTTTGCCCATCGACGGTCGTCCGGCAACAATGATCAGATCTGTCCGCTGCAACCCTGACGTCATTTCGTCAACTTCGCGAAAACCCGTCGAAAGGCCTGTGATTCCAGTGCTTTCACCGGCAGCACGCTCTTTTACACGAGCGAGAACGCGGTCAGCGACAGGAGCGATCCGCGAAAAGCTCTGCTTTGTTCGAGCCTCAGCGATCTCGAAGATCCTTTGCTCCGCCTTATCGAGTATCACCTCGGCATCGTCCTCTTCGGCAAGTGCCTCGCCGGTGATCGCATTGCATGTGCGGATCAGATTGCGGACAACCGATTTGTCGCGGACGACTTTGACGTATTCCTCGATCTTTGAAAAATGCGGCAGGCCGAATGTCAGATTGGTGATCGTCGTTATGCCGCCGATAGACTCGAACGAGCCTTCTTTCTTTAGCTCTTCGCCGATCAGGATCGGATCGATCTGTCGCTGCTTTTCAAACAGAGCGATCATTGCCGCAAAAACACGGCGATTGAGCGGCGAGTAGAAATCTTCGGGCTTTAAATGCTCAACAGCCTCGGCAATAACAGCATTATCGAGCAAAATCGCACCGAGGATCACGCGCTCGCTTTCCTCGCTCGATGGCAGAGGTTTTTCGAGATATTGCTCTCGTCGATTGTCGGGAAATACGCTTGCCATTTGCTGAGAAACTATTGTGAGTGAAGCTAATTTTAGCCACAAAAAACGGCCTTGTCTAAAGGCCGTGATCGAAAGTTGGTAAGTCTAAATAAAGTGGATATTTACGAAATGCAAAAAAGAATTAACCACTAAAAATCACTAAATCACACAAAACTTTTTCGTGTTCTCTTTAGTGAAATTTCGTGGTTTAAATTATTCCGCCGTCGTAGGCTCTTCCGTTTCCGTCGAAGACTCTTCGACTGCAGGAGACGTTTCCTCCGCCGGAACCTCGGCCTTTGCTTCTTCAGGCGCGTCTTCCTTTTTCGCCTTTTTCTCTTTGACTGGCTTCTCAGGCATTTCGCCGCCCTCAGCAGTCACAGTGACTGGCAAAGACAGCAGAACGTCGCGGTAAAGCTTAACGTTGACCGTGAATTCGCCGGTTTCCTTGATCGCGTCTTTGAGAATGATCTTGCGGCGGTCGATCTCATAGCCTTTGGCCTGAAGCCCTTCGGCAATGTCCATCGAAGTGACCGAACCAAAGAGCGTTCCATGATCGCCGGCCTTACGTTCGAATTCAAGCGTAATGCTCGCCATCTGATCGCGCTGTGCTTCGGCGGTTGCCTTATCGGCAGCAGCTCTTTTCAGAAGCGCGGCACGTTCCTGTTCGATCTGTTTAATATTGCCCTTAGTAGCGAGAGTCGCTAAACCTTGCGGCAACAGATAGTTGCGAGCATAACCCGCCCTTACCTTTACCAGATCTCCGCGTCCGCCAAGATTATCGATCTCTTCGCGTAATAAAATTGTTGTATTCGCCATGATAAATTCTCCTAGTCTGCTACAAACGGCAGGATTGCCATTGAGCGGGCACGTTTGATCGCCTTAGCTATGCGGCGCTGGTCTTTAGCTGTGATGCCCGAAATTCGGCGCGGCATGATCTTGCCGCGTTCTGGAATGAACTGCCTCAGCAGATCGACATCCTTCCAATCGACGTAATCCGGCACCACATTGCGAGCCCGGCGGCGTTGAAATCTTCGCGGGCGGTCACCAATGACGTCTTCACCAACGCCGAAACCGCCTCTGTCATCCATTATTTCCAATTCATCTTCTGCCATAATTTTCTCCTGGTGAACTATTTACGCCTCAGCGGTCGCCTCTGTTGTTTCTTCTGACGACTGACGGAATCTTGCACGTTTTTCAGCACGAGCTTCACGCTTCGTGCGGATCTTGTCCGCCTTCTTGCGGTCTTCGTCCACGCGGACCGTGATGTAACGCATGACCATGTCGTTGACACGCATGCGTCGCTCAAGCTCAGCGATCTCCTGGCCGGTACCGTTGATCTCAAAGAGCACATAATGCCCTTCTTTCTTCTTTTCGATCGGGTAAGCAAGGGTTTTCATGCCGATGTCGTCCATGCGAACGACTTCGCCGCCTTCCTTCTCGATCAATTTTCCGACGGCGTCGTTCAATTTTTCGATCTTCTCGGCATCCGTTTCCGGATTGACGATATACATTACTTCATATGTTCTGTTTGCCATAAATGCTCCCTCGCGCTCGCTATTTCATCAATTAAATCTTGCCATTGCCGCCTCGACACCATCAGAAACGATGGAACGCACAGCGTCGGCAGATCTATCCAATATTTTTTCAAGTGTTTCAGAATCGCCTTTTGCGAATTTCTCCAAAACAAACCTCGCTGCATCACCTATTTGATGCTCCGGCTGAATTCCGATTCTCAGCCTTATAAAATCCTGCGTACTTAAACGTTCTATGATCGATCTCAGGCCATTCTGTCCGCCGTGCGTTCCTTTTGGCCGAATTCTGATCGAGCCAAAAGGCAAAGCAAGATCATCCGAAATTACTATCAATCTCTCGATCGATCTTTCCTCTTTCGCGATCAGGCAACTGACCGCTTCGCCGCTCAAATTCATGTACGTCTGCGGCTTGGCCAGTTCGATCACTTGATTGTCAATAATGCCTCGGCCAATCAGCGATCTGCACTCTTCACGCTTGATCTGCGTCTGCATTTGCGATGCGAGCAGATCGACGAGCATAAATCCTAGATTGTGCCGCGTCTTCGCATATTCCGGGCCTGGATTACCAAGCCCGACGATCAACCAGTTCTGAGTTCCAACTTCAGTTGGCATTTTTCAAAATTAAACCAACAAAAGTTGGAACTCGAAACTTTATTACGTATCTTCGCCGCCTTCAGGTGCTGCTTCAGGCTTTTCGCCGGCAACCTCAGGCTGAGCACCTTCCTCTATCTGTGGCTCAAGAACTGCTTCCTCAACCGTAACGACCGAAGCGACAACAGTTTCCGGTGCCAGAGCGATCTCAATTCCCGCACCGACAACAAGATCGGAAACGTGCAGAGATTGCCCTGCCTCGAGATTTGTCACATCCACGTCTATCGAATCCGGCGTATTGGCCGGTTCGCAGAGCACCTTGATCTCACGCATTGCCTGAGTGAGAACGGCACCAACGTCTTGAAGCCCCACAGCGTGGCCAGTCAAACGGATCGGAACTGTCATTTCGATCTTCTCGCCCTTTGCAAATCTGCGAAGATCGGCATGGATGAGACGCCCTTTGACCGCGTCGATCTGACGGTCTTGAAAAATAACGTCATGAATGCCTTCGCCCGCGACATCAAGTGCAAACACTGTATTGACACTAGTTTCGGTGCGAATGATCGCGGCGAGATCTTTTAGCGAAACAGTAGCAGACATGCTCTCCGAACCTCCGCCATAGACAACGACAGGTATCTTGCCATCGACACGCAGACGACGGGCATGGCCCTTGCCACGCGTTTCACGCTTTTCAGCTTTTACAACAATTTTTTCAGCCATAACTTTTCTCTCAAATCCTAATTTCAAATCTGAAATCTTCTTTCCGAAACTCTATATAAATAAAGACGATACACTCGTTTCATCGTGTATCGATTTGATCGCAGAAGCCAACAGCTTTGCGACGCTTAGAACCTCTATCTTTCCGCCTTCGACAAGCGGCATTCCGTTGTCGCGGATCGGTATCGTGTTGGTCACAATAACCTTTTTCAAATACGAACCGGTAATATTCTCAACCGCTTTCCCTGAAAGCACACCATGCGTGAAGCACGCAATAACCTCATTAGCACCGGCTTTGTGCAGAGCCTCAGCAACCTTGCAGATCGTGCCGCCGGTATCGCACATGTCGTCGATTATCAAACAATTCTTGCCCCGAACGTCACCAACGATATTCATTACATCGGCTTCGTTCGCACGTTCTCTTCGCTTGTCGCAAAGAGCGAGGCCGGCCTTCAATCGTTTTGCATATGCACGGGCACGTTCCGCACCGCCCGTGTCAGGAGCAACTACGATCAGATTCTCGATCGGATTCGCCTTAAAATACTCGACCACTATCGGAGCGGCGTAAAGGTGATCCACCGGAATGTCAAAAAACCCTTGTATCTGCGATGCATGCAGATCTATTGTCAAAACCCTCTCGGCTCCCGCCGTCGTGATCAGATTGGCAACCAGTTTTGCCGTGATCGGCACACGCGGACGGTCTTTCTTGTCCGCACGGGCATACCCAAAATATGGGATCACAGCAGTTACGCGTTCGGCCGATGCCCGGACAAAGGTGTCGATCATTATCAACAGTTCCATCAAGTGCCGGTCTGTCGGCGGACAAGTCGGCTGAACGATAAATACGTCATGGCCGCGTACATTCTCGCCGATCTGGAAGTTGAACTCGTCGTCCGAAAACCGATCTGTACTGGCCTTTCCAAGTTCGCAGTCCAGGTAGCCACATATTTCCTCGGCCAACGCAGGGTGTGCATTGCCCGAAAATACCTTGATCTTGCCAGTGACGCTCATAAGTGTTCAACAAACTTCAGTGTGTTGATAGCCCAACGCGACAAACTAAAGTTTGTCGAACAAAATAGAAAACGGACAACCCGCTGAGGCTGTCCGTTCGATTCATAATTGGCTGGGGCGGGAGGACTCGAACCTACGAATGCCGGATCCAAAGACCGGTGCCTTACCACTTGGCTACGCCCCAATGCGAATTAAAGAAACGACTCGGAAACAACCTAACTACCTTGCAATTGCATGGCTTCGCGATACGATGAACGCGACACGGTTGATACGGCAAACTTTCGCCAGTTGACCTCGCGGTCAAGGGCTTTTTTAGCAGTTTGCCATGTCTCTTCTTTGTCAAATATTGCGAAGACGCTCGCTCCGCTGCCGCTCATTGCGGCATTTACTGCTCCAAGGTCAAGCAGAGTCGTTTTAACTCGCTCGATCTCAGGAAAAGCGCTGAATACGCTCTTTTCAAAATCATTTTTCAATGCCGAATGCCTTAAATCAAATG is a window of Chloracidobacterium sp. DNA encoding:
- a CDS encoding leucyl aminopeptidase; translated protein: MKFQGITGNFTEANAEALAVAVFKGEGASSGALKDLDKLTGGLIAAVMKAEEFKGDVGQTALLRFAAKGKVKASRLLLVGVGDKKDYKGSSVAAASGTATRYLRKRNVKNFAFLPRFSGAVEAAQNAVQGFITSQFELDKYKTKDKQDKVVTGLTICVDDAKPADLKTGIARGQAIGDSMNFTRDLANEPPNILHPTEMAARAAAMAKQVGLKCEVLDEAKMTKLGMGSLMSVSIGSAQPAKMIVLKYTPAKSTAKKGELLALVGKGITFDTGGISLKPGEGMDAMKYDMSGGATVIGTMRAIALLKPSVPVIGIVAAVENMPDGAASRPSDVVHAMNGKSIEILNTDAEGRLILADAVAYAEKQGATSIIDMATLTGAVIVALGDLNTGIMGNDQKFVDEIIDCGKDAGEGFWQLPLSAEYSKMIRSDIADIKNIGPRGKAGTIMGAVFIQEFVDKAKWAHLDIAGTAWCDSAKGHHSKGPTGVAIRTLIKLVEKSQ
- the sucC gene encoding ADP-forming succinate--CoA ligase subunit beta, coding for MKIHEYQGKAILKEFGVPVPRGIVARTSDEAEAAARELGTDVVVVKAQIHAGGRGKGGGVKLAKSPEEAKQIASEILGMMLITHQTGPEGREVKTLLIEEGLPIDKEFYLGITLDRVTGRNVFMASSAGGMDIEKVAEETPELILKETIDPAVGLRGFQARKLAFGLGIPNDLINQAASFMLKLYDAYEKTDASLIEINPFLLTKDNRLIALDAKLSFDDNAMYRHKDYAELRDLGEEEPLEIEASKYDLNYIKLDGNIGCMVNGAGLAMATMDIIKLSGGEPANFLDVGGGASQERVEQAFKILLADTNVKAVLINIFGGIVRCDMVANGVVAAAKNLGVSIPIVARLEGTNVEEGRRVLAESNIGIIPATTMNDAAEKVVAAAA
- a CDS encoding four helix bundle protein, which produces MKYSTFEELPVWNTAIEFALNVFAFTNKSDFRGLGDTKNQLERSALSISNNIAEGFERGTTAELINFLYIARGSAGESRSMLRLCERIERFSNFKSEISNLTGNAVNISKQLHGWLESLKNTDIKGVKFFTNKEKKRIEMDKEFAEFDQTMERHRQELLEKLIQREQQSNG
- a CDS encoding AAA family ATPase, producing MHDSFSKDEGQNIRQASRINDCFANSKDFVPPGMLFGEFWCEGEMALLFGATGTGKSILALQIADAAARGRGVEAFNMEAKRQKVLYVDLALSNAQLQMRYTHAAKHYEFSRNLYRERPASNDKLCAWLRERINDNGYK
- the bstA gene encoding bacillithiol transferase BstA; this translates as MSPDPRFPIGEFDMDFGVSPELRDARIATIADLPSRLRDAVEGLDDSQLDTPYRDGGWTIRQVVHHVADSHANSLIRFKLALTEDEPPTIRPYYEDRWAMLADAKLPVEVSLKMIDAIHERWTALLHSMSYSDYQKEFIHPETGVWTLDGALALYAWHSEHHTAHITSLRDRMGW
- the dnaB gene encoding replicative DNA helicase; the encoded protein is MASVFPDNRREQYLEKPLPSSEESERVILGAILLDNAVIAEAVEHLKPEDFYSPLNRRVFAAMIALFEKQRQIDPILIGEELKKEGSFESIGGITTITNLTFGLPHFSKIEEYVKVVRDKSVVRNLIRTCNAITGEALAEEDDAEVILDKAEQRIFEIAEARTKQSFSRIAPVADRVLARVKERAAGESTGITGLSTGFREVDEMTSGLQRTDLIIVAGRPSMGKTALCLTVAQNAALHSKAVVALFSLEMSKEQLVTRMLSSEAHINAHRFRTGHLMTNEWERLANAIGTLADTRIFIDDTPGISALEIRAKARRLAAEQKQLDLIVIDYLQLMGSAGARRSENRQQEVSQISRELKALAKELDVPVLALSQLSRAPEARNPPKPLMSDLRESGSIEQDADVVAFIYREDYYKETEENKGLAELIISKQRNGPTGTVKLAFLREFTRFENYFGG
- a CDS encoding 50S ribosomal protein L9, encoding MANTTILLREEIDNLGGRGDLVKVRAGYARNYLLPQGLATLATKGNIKQIEQERAALLKRAAADKATAEAQRDQMASITLEFERKAGDHGTLFGSVTSMDIAEGLQAKGYEIDRRKIILKDAIKETGEFTVNVKLYRDVLLSLPVTVTAEGGEMPEKPVKEKKAKKEDAPEEAKAEVPAEETSPAVEESSTETEEPTTAE
- a CDS encoding 30S ribosomal protein S18, which translates into the protein MDDRGGFGVGEDVIGDRPRRFQRRRARNVVPDYVDWKDVDLLRQFIPERGKIMPRRISGITAKDQRRIAKAIKRARSMAILPFVAD
- the rpsF gene encoding 30S ribosomal protein S6: MANRTYEVMYIVNPETDAEKIEKLNDAVGKLIEKEGGEVVRMDDIGMKTLAYPIEKKKEGHYVLFEINGTGQEIAELERRMRVNDMVMRYITVRVDEDRKKADKIRTKREARAEKRARFRQSSEETTEATAEA
- a CDS encoding aminoacyl-tRNA hydrolase, with amino-acid sequence MPTEVGTQNWLIVGLGNPGPEYAKTRHNLGFMLVDLLASQMQTQIKREECRSLIGRGIIDNQVIELAKPQTYMNLSGEAVSCLIAKEERSIERLIVISDDLALPFGSIRIRPKGTHGGQNGLRSIIERLSTQDFIRLRIGIQPEHQIGDAARFVLEKFAKGDSETLEKILDRSADAVRSIVSDGVEAAMARFN
- a CDS encoding 50S ribosomal protein L25, which produces MAEKIVVKAEKRETRGKGHARRLRVDGKIPVVVYGGGSESMSATVSLKDLAAIIRTETSVNTVFALDVAGEGIHDVIFQDRQIDAVKGRLIHADLRRFAKGEKIEMTVPIRLTGHAVGLQDVGAVLTQAMREIKVLCEPANTPDSIDVDVTNLEAGQSLHVSDLVVGAGIEIALAPETVVASVVTVEEAVLEPQIEEGAQPEVAGEKPEAAPEGGEDT
- a CDS encoding ribose-phosphate pyrophosphokinase, which codes for MSVTGKIKVFSGNAHPALAEEICGYLDCELGKASTDRFSDDEFNFQIGENVRGHDVFIVQPTCPPTDRHLMELLIMIDTFVRASAERVTAVIPYFGYARADKKDRPRVPITAKLVANLITTAGAERVLTIDLHASQIQGFFDIPVDHLYAAPIVVEYFKANPIENLIVVAPDTGGAERARAYAKRLKAGLALCDKRRERANEADVMNIVGDVRGKNCLIIDDMCDTGGTICKVAEALHKAGANEVIACFTHGVLSGKAVENITGSYLKKVIVTNTIPIRDNGMPLVEGGKIEVLSVAKLLASAIKSIHDETSVSSLFI